The genomic region AACGGCTCTTCGTCGGCCGTCATCGTGTTCCCGCCCGTCGTGTCACTGCTCGGCGGCCTGCTGGAGCTGGGCAGACTCGTCGTACTTCTCGCGGAATTCGCCGATGAGGTTGCCCATCTTGGCGTACCAGTCGTTGAGCATCCGCTGCATGTCGTCGGCGACCTGGTCGGGGTCGACCGGCTGGTAGACGTGGTAGTAGCCGCCCTGCTCGTAGTTCACCTGTTCCTGCTGGACGAAGCCCGACTGCTGGAGGCGCTTGATCGCGCGGTAGGCGGTCGAGCGCTCGCGGTCGACGCGCTCGGCGATCTCGTCGACCGTCAGCGCTTCGGGGCTCTCGACGATGGTCGAGAACACCTCCTTGTCCAGTTCCTTGAGTCCGTGGATACACTCCAGCAGGCCCTCGCACTCCATGTCCTGCTGCAGGTACTCCCGCATCGAATTGGCCATCTCGTGTTGAATCTATGTGGTACGGAGGTAAAAGCCTTGTTCGATTCGTGCAACACCGCGCACGGGCGGACCGGAAGCTCGCTGGAGGGTGACGATGGGGGACCACGGCTGTCAGTCCGACGCCTCCCTGGTGGCCGCCTCCTCGTACTTCTCGCGGAACTCGCCGACCAGCATCCCCATCTTGGCGTACCAGTCGTTGAGCATCCGCTGCATGTCGTCCGCGACCTGCTTCGGATCCGCGGCCCGGTAGACGTGGTAGTAGCCGCCGTCGGCGTAGTTCACCTGTTCCTTCCGGACGAATCCGGCGTCGACGAGCCGCTGGATGGACCGGTAGGCGGTCGAGCGTTCACGGTCGGTCGCGACCGCGACCTCGTCGATAGAGAGCGGCTCCGGGCTCTCTGTGAGCGTCCGGAACACCGCCAGGTCGAGGTCGCCGAGTCCGTGCCCGCACTCCAGCAGGCCCTCGCACGCCATGTCCTGTTCAAGGTACTCGCGCATCGAATCGGGCATCGTTCGTCCTGAGAGACGGGCCACATCGCCAAAAGTATTGTGCAATATTCGAAATACTGTTCGTGCAGCTGTCAGCAGTCACTGACAGTGAGAGGTGAAGACTTCTGTGCAGAAGCAGTCGTTACGATGGCGGGAAGCGACCAAACGCTATTGATTGGTGGTGGAAGAAATACACACAATCGACCGGCTGCAAGCGACGCGCGCGAGGTGGTCAGGCACGCGGGCGCGAGTGGTGAGGAGTAGCGGCAGGCTGTGAGTGGGGAATCAGTCGCTGGTGAGCGCGTCCTGGCTGGCCGCGCAGTTGTTCGGCCCGAGTTCGAGCTCGAAGGCCTCCTCGTCGGTGGCCTCGTGCTGGCCGAGGTTGGTCTCGATGATGTCGACGTAGTTCGCCGGACGCGGGGGCATGTCCGAGAGCACGAGGTCGACGAAGTCGTCCTCGTCCATCGTCAGCGCGGCCATCGTCTCGACGAGTTCGCCGATGGGTGCGGTGTAGGTCTCGTCCTCGGCCGGCGTCGCGGCGTCGCTGAAGTGCGCGCCGCCGACGAGCACGTCGTCGTCCTGGGTGAGGACCTTCGTCTGGAGCGTGTCATAGAGCTGCTTTGCGGCGTCGGGTGCGCCCTCGTCGCCCTCTTCGAGGTCGGGGCGTGCGACGCTCTCGGTGAACAGCCCGTCACCGGTCGCGAGCAGGCTTCCGCCGACGAGGTAGGAGGTCATCCCGCTCGTGTGGCCGGGCGTGTGGA from Haloarchaeobius sp. HME9146 harbors:
- a CDS encoding helix-turn-helix domain-containing protein, with translation MANSMREYLQQDMECEGLLECIHGLKELDKEVFSTIVESPEALTVDEIAERVDRERSTAYRAIKRLQQSGFVQQEQVNYEQGGYYHVYQPVDPDQVADDMQRMLNDWYAKMGNLIGEFREKYDESAQLQQAAEQ
- a CDS encoding helix-turn-helix domain-containing protein; translation: MPDSMREYLEQDMACEGLLECGHGLGDLDLAVFRTLTESPEPLSIDEVAVATDRERSTAYRSIQRLVDAGFVRKEQVNYADGGYYHVYRAADPKQVADDMQRMLNDWYAKMGMLVGEFREKYEEAATREASD